The Phragmites australis chromosome 15, lpPhrAust1.1, whole genome shotgun sequence genome window below encodes:
- the LOC133893402 gene encoding nucleolar protein 56-like: MALYLLFESASGYALFHAYGIDEIGQSVDAVRASVLDLQRFGKAVKLAGFSPFSSAVDALNQCNAISEGIMTDELRNFLELNLPKVKEGKKAKFSVGVMEPKVGSHISEATGIPCQSNEFVQELLRGVRLHFDQFIDQLKKSDLEKAQLGLGHSYSRAKVKFNVNRVDNMVIQAIFLLDTLDKDINSFSMRVREWYSWHFPELVKIVNDNYLYAKIAKFVVNKSDLAEKDIPALADLIGDEDKAKEIVEAAKASMGQDLSPVDLINVQQFAQRVMNLSEYRKKLYEYLVTKMNDIAPNLTSLIGEVVGARLISHAGSLSNLAKCPASTLQILGAEKALFRALKTRGNTPKYGLIFHSSFIGRASARNKGRMARYLANKCSIASRIDCYSELSTSIFGQKLREQVEERLDFYDKGVAPRKNLDVMKAAIEGITNAVSEDGDGNDKSDVSAKKSRKKKSKAEADGEAMDVDKPAAGEDEPQTEKKKKKKKHKLEEPQDEEMATEAADGGVKQDETPKKKKKKNREASEDVEPKTGTEGKKKKKKKSKTEDNDV; this comes from the exons ATGGCGCTGTACCTACTCTTCGAGTCGGCGTCGGGGTACGCTCTCTTCCATGCGTACGGCATCGACGAGATCGGACAGAGCGTGGATGCCGTCCGCGCCTCCGTGCTGGACCTCCAGCGCTTCGGCAAGGCCGTCAAGCTCGCCGGCTTCTCCCCCTTCTCCTCCGCCGTCGATGCGCTCAACCAATGCAACGCCATCTCAGAAG GGATCATGACCGACGAGCTGAGGAACTTCCTGGAGCTCAATCTGCCCAAAGTGAAGGAGGGGAAGAAGGCCAAGTTCAGCGTCGGCGTCATGGAACCCAAGGTCGGGTCCCACATCTCCGAGGCCACCGGGATTCCCTGCCAGAGCAATGAGTTCGTTCAGGAGCTGCTTCGAGGAGTGCGCCTGCACTTCGATCAGTTCATCGACCAACTCAAG AAATCTGACCTGGAGAAGGCTCAGCTGGGTCTGGGACATAGCTATAGCAGAGCAAAGGTCAAATTCAATGTGAACCGTGTGGATAACATGGTGATTCAAGCAATCTTTCTGTTGGACACGCTTGATAAGGATATCAATTCCTTCTCCATGAGAGTGAG GGAGTGGTATTCGTGGCATTTTCCAGAGCTGGTCAAAATCGTGAATGACAACTACCTTTATGCTAAGATTGCCAAGTTTGTGGTGAACAAATCTGATTTAGCTGAAAAAGACATTCCAGCTTTAGCAGATCTAATTGGAGATGAGGACAAGGCGAAAGAAATTGTTGAAGCAGCAAAGGCTTCTATGG GTCAGGATCTTTCACCAGTTGATTTAATCAATGTCCAACAGTTTGCCCAAAGGGTCATGAATCTATCTGAATACCGTAAAAAGCTCTATGAGTATCTGGTAACAAAGATGAATGATATTGCACCAAATCTCACTTCTTTGATTGGTGAGGTTGTTGGAGCTCGGCTAATCTCTCATGCTGGCAGTCtttcaaatcttgcaaagtGCCCTGCCTCCACTCTCCAGATACTTGGTGCTGAAAAGGCGCTTTTCAG AGCTCTGAAAACACGTGGAAATACACCCAAGTATGGCCTCATATTTCACTCATCTTTCATTGGCCGTGCATCAGCTCGAAACAAGGGCCGAATGGCTCGATACCTGGCAAACAAGTGTTCCATTGCTTCACGCATTGACTGTTATTCAG AGTTGAGTACATCCATTTTCGGTCAGAAGCTGCGTGAACAAGTTGAAGAGAGACTAGACTTCTATGACAAGGGTGTTGCACCACGGAAGaatcttgatgtgatgaaaGCTGCTATTGAGGGTATTACAAATGCAGTGTCGGAAGATGGTGATG GCAACGATAAGAGTGATGTGTCTGCTAAGAAAAGTAGGAAAAAGAAGTCTAAAGCTGAGGCTGACGGTGAAGCAATGGATGTTGATAAGCCCGCTGCTGGAGAAGATGAACCTCAAactgagaagaagaaaaagaagaagaaacacaaGCTAGAGGAGCCACAGGATGAAGAGATGGCTACCGAGGCAGCTGATGGTGGTGTCAAACAAGATGAGactccgaagaagaagaaaaagaagaaccgTGAGGCATCAGAGGATGTTGAGCCTAAGACAGGCACTgaagggaagaagaaaaagaagaaaaagtcaaaaactGAGGACAATGATGTGTAG